The following coding sequences lie in one Spinacia oleracea cultivar Varoflay chromosome 1, BTI_SOV_V1, whole genome shotgun sequence genomic window:
- the LOC130471972 gene encoding aminopeptidase M1-like, with product MASPYSDFKGKPRLPKFATPKRYDIRLKPDLDSCIFNGIVSIDVDVVSSTKYLVLNAADLNVDSSSVSFKPKSSSQELRASGVGLIEEDELLIVEFAEELPLGIGVLNTSFQGTLNDQMKGFYRSVYEINGEKKNMAVTQFEPADARRCFPCWDEPAAKATFKITLDVPSNLIALSNMPVIEEKKEGDLKTVYFEESPIMSTYLVAVVVGLFDFVESSTSDGIKVRCYCQVGKSDQGKFALEVAVKTLELYKKYFDVPYALPKLDMIAIPDFAAGAMENYGLVTYRENALLYDEKHSAAANKQRVAIVVAHELAHQWFGNLVTMEWWTHLWLNEGFATWVSYLAADAIFPEWNIWTQFLDQTTDGLRLDGLSESHAIEVEINHASEIDEIFDAISYRKGASVIRMLQSYIGADTFQRALACYIKKYACSNAKTEDLWAVLEEVSGEPVKELMNSWTQQKGYPVVSVRVKDEKLDLEQSHFLLSGSPSDSQWIVPITLCCGSYDNRYSYLLKEKSGSLGIKDAAYVKLNVDQTGFYRVKYDEELGAKLRHAIESGQLSATDRFGVLDDLFALCTSSQQSLINLLTLIASFREETEYTVLSNLINISYKVMRIVADATPELVDNLRKFFINLFEYPALKLGWDSKSGESHLDATLRGELLTVLAELGHENTLNEAIRRFDAFCADRDSPLLPPDTRKVV from the exons ATGGCATCTCCTTACTCAGACTTCAAAGGCAAACCTCGTCTCCCCAAATTCGCAACGCCTAAACGCTACGATATCCGCCTAAAACCCGACCTTGATTCCTGCATATTCAATGGCATCGTTTCAATCGACGTCGACGTCGTTTCATCGACTAAATACCTTGTACTCAATGCTGCCGATCTCAATGTTGATTCTTCATCTGTTTCCTTCAAACCCAAGTCATCTTCTCAG GAACTTCGAGCTTCTGGAGTGGGATTGATTGAAGAAGATGAGTTATTAATTGTTGAATTTGCGGAGGAGCTTCCGCTTGGAATTGGGGTTTTGAATACTTCCTTTCAAGGAACCCTAAATGATCAAATGAAGGGATTTTATAGAag TGTGTATGAGATCAATGGGGAGAAGAAGAACATGGCAGTCACTCAATTTGAGCCAGCTGACGCCCGGCGATGTTTTCCATGCTGGGATGAACCAGCAGCCAAG GCTACATTCAAGATTACCCTGGATGTTCCATCTAATCTTATAGCACTCTCCAACATGCCTGTCATTGAAGAAAAGAAAGAAGGAGATCTTAAGACTGTTTACTTTGAGGAGTCACCAATCATGTCGACATACTTGGTTGCTGTAGTTGTgggtttgtttgattttgtggAAAGTAGCACATCTGATG GTATTAAAGTTAGATGTTATTGTCAAGTTGGCAAGTCAGACCAAGGGAAGTTTGCTTTAGAGGTTGCTGTTAAGACCCTTGAATTATATAAAAA GTATTTTGATGTGCCTTACGCCTTGCCCAAATTGGATATGATTGCGATTCCTGATTTTGCTGCTGGTGCCATGGAGAACTATGGTTTGGTCACATATCGTGAGAATGCATTGCTGTATGATGAGAAGCACTCCGCTGCTGCTAACAAGCAAAGG GTTGCTATCGTGGTTGCTCATGAATTAGCACATCAGTGGTTTGGAAATCTCGTGACTATGGAATGGTGGACTCATTTGTGGTTGAATGAGGGATTTGCAACATGG GTATCCTACTTAGCCGCTGATGCTATTTTTCCAGAATGGAATATTTGGACTCAATTTCTTGACCAGACTACTGATGGGCTTAGGCTGGATGGTCTTTCTGAATCACATGCTATTGAG GTGGAGATAAATCATGCTAGTGAAATTGATGAAATATTTGATGCCATCAGTTACAGGAAAGGCGCATCTGTCATCAGGATGCTTCAAAGTTATATTGGGGCAGATACTTTTCAG AGAGCTCTGGCATGCTACATAAAGAAATATGCTTGCTCAAATGCAAAGACTGAAGACCTATGGGCTGTTCTTGAGGAGGTATCTGGTGAACCAGTAAAGGAACTAATGAATTCATGGACACAGCAGAAAGGATATCCGGTTGTTTCCGTGAGGGTCAAAGACGAGAAGCTCGATTTAGAACAG TCACACTTTTTGTTGAGCGGTTCCCCTAGTGATAGCCAATGGATTGTCCCAATCACTTTATGTTGCGGATCCTACGATAACCGTTACAGTTATCTCCTGAAAGAGAAGTCTGGAAGTCTTGGTATCAAAGATGCTGCTTATGTTAAGCTTAATGTGGACCAGACTGGGTTTTATAGAGTGAAATATGATGAAGAACTTGGAGCTAAACTTCGACATGCTATAGAGAGTGGCCAATTGTCTGCAACTGATAGATTTG GTGTTCTGGATGATTTGTTTGCCCTGTGTACCAGTAGTCAGCAATCTCTGATAAATTTGTTGACTTTGATTGCATCATTCAGAGAGGAAACCGAATATACTGTTCTATCCAATTTGATAAAT ATTAGCTACAAAGTTATGAGAATAGTTGCTGACGCCACACCTGAATTAGTTGATAATCTCAGAAAGTTCTTCATCAACCTCTTTGAGTATCCTGCACT GAAACTTGGCTGGGATTCTAAGTCCGGTGAGAGCCACTTGGATGCCACGTTGAGAGGGGAACTGCTGACTGTGCTTGCTGAGCTTGGGCACGAGAATACCCTAAATGAAGCTATTAGGCGTTTTGACGCATTCTGTGCTGACAGGGATTCACCGCTTCTACCACCTGATACCAGAAAGGTAGTGTAA